Genomic window (Primulina eburnea isolate SZY01 chromosome 8, ASM2296580v1, whole genome shotgun sequence):
ctctgactatctcaatctaaaggatctatcgctctgataccacctgttgtggggacccggacgcctatctttcttcttgatcatctttgggatttaattatcaattaagataaacagggtctaaaaattttctttttacaaTAAAGTGCGGagggtaatggcatctacataatatacatatctgtataaactacaattcagtaaaAAGATACAACAATCttttaactaatctaaggttcaactactacagttcacgtaataaaaccaaatctatccaagtccggaatcaccacgctaaactcgtcttctctcatcatcttctcgaccccgattttgccccacctgttgtcatgcacacatacaaaacaagacaacagccggataactccggtgagaataaatcccagtataaaacatgataagcatgtatataaacaatctaaatcataaaacatgctattatgatcATATTCAGAAGTATTAGATTTCATAAtccatgaaatcaaatcaaaataagcatgcaactcaattcagataaacatgcagtttaaatcaaatcatataaacatgctatcataactgaaagcaataaacatgggtttcatagtctatgaaacctcatctataaacgcatgcagttctagtcaaatcatgtctagactcgactcaactataactttagggatcccgttgtgaataagacgatctatcacctactctccaatcggggtgacggtacgtcttattcctagacttcggtctgatctatatccacatctacaataggagactgatcttcccctacgctgtgataccaccgaacgtctagaagtctgactgttctgcccagactttcctatcttatatgcaatgaatatcgatctataaacaaagcatactcatttcaaaggatatgaatatacatctataaacacgtcataatcatatcataaaataaacaccaataattctagtatgtgattttattgggaaactcaaatgggatctcaattgagttatGCCTTCCCATATATCACATGAATTGTACCTTTGTCGttccggtctgacgaagacgatgatctgtattcaactctgtccatatcaatctgaaatgacaatatcgaatacgctgtattagTGAATAACtcgatacacaatctgttctgatcaatactcaattcagtatacaatctgatcaatgtctgaacaagatactattcaattcatgtcatcaatatcacaatataattgaaatcatatctgaatctgatcaatctaaatcaactgatgtttcgatggcataacaatacaatctgaataaccccgtcagttctgaacatcacaaatataatactggaactcataatctgtgtcaatacaattcatactctgaatactaacacaattctgataacaaaatatcaatcaatatctttcacaattcataacaattgcataaccagtctattctgaaatctgacttcaattatacaatatctacggtagtagaaacgccatatctgaatcacatgcaattctagcaacatcatatttccaaaacatctcaaaacgtaacaaaacttacgtccttgtgtagctcttagCACGAGGAGCACGATACTGCTTTCGGATTCGAATTATGATAGACGGATTcttcgtaaatcaaattctaaaaggcgtaaggaaatTCTCCTCAAGATCTCGACCTTCTTCTGAGTTTTCTGAGGAATAAAACGTGTCAtccacttatatatatatactgcatgcaaatctggaAACGTGGCATCACTTTTCAAGCAACACACAtgacgcgggtgcggtcatgacatgcaccgcgggtgtgctCATGCTTCGACATTatctttcattttctgaaattcaccaccgcgggtgcggtacatcttAGACCGCGGATGCGGTACCACCACCGCgtgtgcggtcttgttcttaccgcgggtgcggtgtcgcctcgaataaaatttgccaactttctgtccatgcaccgcgggtgcggtcttggctgcaccgcgggtgcagtgtggcttctgcctttcttgcaaaaatccacaattgcatgaccgcgggtgcactcctgctctgggcgcgggtgcggtcttgcaaaccctattttctcatatcttttcttccctcattacatgtcatgcattctcatatcttccgagtctctagTTAATgacgattaataatcttggtttatcaattccatAATTCTTGGGTCTTACACATCTAATAAGCAAGTGTCATTTCATTGTTGAGTACAGAAGTTGATACGATTGATAGACAACATAATAAAactatacacatatatatgtatatctaaCGTCAAATGAAAATATAATCGTAGTTTACAAATTCGGGCAAATAAATTAACAGAGACACACGCACAGCTCAACTTTTGTCAACTTCAGAACCAACAAAGACCAAAAACACAAATgggttaattattaataatcaattaaatgcaatttttgtttgtttttcttAACCTTATCTTCTGCACACGTAATCGTCCCCTGTCCtgatgtgatttttttttatatatattaaaaaaattacaacaAACAAAGAAAAACCTTTCAATTTGCTGGTTGTAttgtacatatatatttttggaAAACTGCCAATTGAGCTGATTCGATATGTTTGGATGTGTTGGGTATCTATCCATATGTTTGATTGAAACACAATTagcaaaatatatttaaatcgaTCAATATATAAACACTAACAAGACACGTAATTCCAACTAATTAATTTCTGCACTCCTTATATTATAAATTTCTTTAGATTGATTAAATGAAAAACAAATATAtctacatttaaaaaaaaaatataatcggTGATACAAAAATTTTACGACGAGTTCGGTCTGGAGAGCAGGTCTTCGATTTCCACAGTTGAACGGGTCAGGTCGGAATCCAGGGTTCTGCACTGATGAAAATAGGGTTAGGGGCATGCCAGAGTTTTTTCCGACGTGATCTCTCCGATGCTTAAATCAGTCCGGAGAGCAAATTTAAGGGTGAAATGTGATAGTGCCAGATGGATGAGAGAATGTAAATGAATAAAACTATAGCACCATGCATAATATTAAATACATGAGGGTTTAGTTACCTTGCTGGCCTAGGACTCCTGCTGAAATAGAGTCCTACCTTGGCTAGGAGACTTCAAACACTAATACTCCATCCCCACGGCTGCTAGGATTTTTGCCTTATCTTGGTTAGATTTATTCGAATCCCGGATTTATCGAGACTTTTGTATATCTTCATATCTTTAGTTGCGTCGGGGCTCACGGTACCCACCTTTTTGATGGGCTCGGGATTTCCAGCCCTTTCATGAGCTTGGACTCCTGATAGTGGGCTCGGAATTATGAGCTCGGATCCGCTTAAGTATACCAAATTTAGGGACatcataatatatattatttaaggTTCAGTGAAGACTGAATTTTCCCATTAAGAAGTAGTCTCATGCGTTAGAAGATACTATCATTACGTGACGTTTCACTactattaattatttatgtctTCTTGGTTATTGGCCATTGAGCTAGCAACTAATAATGGACGATTAACTACTCAATTATCTGATCACaaaataattcaaatgttgCAAAAGTTGTTGCTTACTATATATGAttaataacaaaaaatatttataataaaattgcatgcatCTATAAAATCCATAAAGCTCTTGCATTCTGGATCAAATGATCTGAGTGTATTTGATTTCAAATAAACTGATCAAAATGAAGAATATGTATTACTCAAGTATACATTTTTGCTTCAATTTCAAATACACTATATATCCAATCTAGCCATTTCAAATCATCTCGCAAATCCAAATCTTTCGATCCAAACACAATCCGGTATTAGATTATAACATATCTCTTACTATTAAAATGTGTGGCCTTATCCAAGTACAAAAGATAATGACacaatttatattaaatttataacTGGTTCAAAAACATTTCAAACATATTTTATttctatcaattttttttttttaagaaaaagcgAGTGGTGATGGCTCACTTCCATCATTAAATAAACGATAATTAGGTATTGCTCCAATCAGTATTTATCGCAGCCCTTAGAATTCATGAATGCCAACAACGTATATAGTTGTGGTCCACAAGCATTAATTACCCATTATGCATGGCTAACCAACTGGATGGATAAACCCCATTTTCGTTTTCATTTTAGGTAAAATCTTTCAAATTTCATACACACACGCATGTATGTATTATACACACAGTTTTTATATGTTGCACACTCACCGTACATATTTATATGAGCATCAATGAGCTGACATTCATATATTAGATATGATGGAACATAGAAAAATTGCAtatccaatgatgtttaaaatgTGCGCGGTAGATGTgcattatattaaatattcaaatactTGTTGGATCATTTTTTAGGGCCATGCACGCACCTGCAGCACAATCAACGCCTAAATTAAGTAGtgaatgaatatatatatatatatatatatatatatatatatatatatatatatatatatatatatatacgtgaaTTGTCGGCAAAGAAAGGGTGTGGGAGAGGTGATGGGTGCCGGGGAGATCGACAACAGCTTTGGTCCATCGACTACTTATTTTGTGAACAAAACAAGTGTCTGCCAAATGTCCTTTGGGGACGTGCCCCAAAGTGTTACATGTTCTAAATTTTAATGGGTACATCTTAACTAAACATCATCACATTTGTGTACGCGTGTGTGGGAACGAGGTTCGGAGTTTTGATTAAGATTCCGAGTAAGAAATTCTTTGACATATTCTACGTTTCAGATCAAAGTACGtctaaaaaaaaagaagatcTAAAGTTCATGTGAGTATGATTATGTAACGAAATAAATATTTAGATTCTAAGTAAATTTTCGATTTAGAAAATCTCTATTAAGAGTAAGATGCATGTGTTATTTGTTCAAATGAGTTAATATATCTAATTAGTAAGATGTCTAATTGCAATTTATTTAGTTTGTACTTAGCCCAATTCGCTGATTTGGGCTGTACGTAGCCCAATTCGCTGATTTGGGCTGTACGTAGCCCAATTTGCTGATTTGGGCTTCTATTTATTGAGCTGTTTCTCTAGAACACGTCATAATTATAACTGGGCCAATATTGTTGTAAAATCGCATGACATTCCGATTGACGATTTCAATCGTAATTTCCTTCACTGCATATGAGTTACCGTAGTCAAATCTTCAGATTTTATGTCCAACGTCCTTATTTCTAGGAGCGTGTACAGTTCTAGTTCTAAAAAAGAAATATGTGGTGCCCAATTACTCCAGCGAATCAGATATTAATCTAGTATCTTCTTTCTCTGCAAATTGTTCGTGTGTATGCTTTCGCTAATAAGTATGGAGTGTAATTATCCTCGTTGTGCGACGGATATCTGTTCTTTTCCTTGCGCAAGAAATTTGAACTGCCAGGTATGCAAGTTTCTCGAACCCCTTCAAGAATCTTGTTCTTTTTACTATAGTAGTTGTTGTTTCAGCCTTTGTTTCTTGATTTCACTGGATTTTCTTTAGCGCTGATAATGGTTtcctttcttttgtttggtgagCTATAAATTATGAAATGGTTGGGGTGTATGGTTTTCTTGATCATCGAATTATAATTGTTAGTACATGACAAGTGTGGTGATAATCGTTTTTTTCCAAATGTACAAGACTTTGCACCATTAGAGATGGTGTATTCTGTAGTTTATTGATAATTGATGACATATGGCAGTATGGCATCATCCGATGTATGCTATGAAAGTTGTTTTGATATATCGTTTATGCCTTTTGCCTTAGGCATGTTTCAAGACTTAACTATGTTCGATCATATCACTACTTTTGAAGAAATGTAAGCGATAAAAATTAGTAGAATCTGATTTTGGTAGTTTATTTTCTTGTGCTGGTTTTGTTGCCAAAGAGTAAGGAATGTTGCCAATTTTCTTTTCGTATCTGGAAGCTCACGTGTTCAATGTTGCAGGGTGTTTCATTTGTCGGAATAAAGTTTTCTGGGACATCTCAATTTCCATTGGTGTCACCTTGTCCACTTCCAAATCTTTTTCTTCAACGTAAATTTCAACCCTTTGTTTACCAACAAAAAGCACCATTACGTTCCTCGAGAACCTACAGAGGCTTCATTCGCTCAGAAGCTGAAAAGCAAGGTTGGGATGTGGGCAGATTTTTAAAAACACTTTATTTCTTTAATGGACCTCCCTCTCCTGCAAAGGTTCACCTTACTAAAACCTTTTTTGTTTGCCTGGTCTGACATTGTGAAATATCTAGTCTGACATGATTCATTTATAATTGAAGTTCTTCGAATTTCTGATTGAGAAATTCTCTGGTCCTTCACCTAGAGAAGAAGTAAAGCCAATGAACACTTCTGGAATCATACTAGTGACTGGAGCTACTGGCGGTGTCGGCAAAAGGGTGGTGAATCTCTTGCAGAGAAAAGGGTTACAAGTTCGAGCATTGGTAATTTCTATTACTcatgttttttttctttctgcTGTTATTTAAATTTGTTTGTTAATGATGGTAGAACACTTTTTGTGCATGAAGAATCTCATTTTTTTGAATGGATGTATTGCATTATTTCATTAAAATCTCATCTACAAGGTTTCAGGTCAGGAATGAAGAGAAAGCTAGACGATTGCTGGGTCCAGATGTTGACTTGGTGAGTTCATTGCCCTTCTACTAAGTCTAAGAAGAGAAGAGTTCTGAATataattttagttttgaattctTGTTTCTTGATGGATGTGTCCATACAAAGGCTATTTCTGGTGAGACATTcatgttatttttttaattaaatttctgcacttttaaatactaaaatttttCTTGTCTGGGGACATTTCTAAATATATTAATTCAGATAATTGGAGATATCACAAAGGCAAGCAGTTTGATACCAGAGTACTTTGAAGGAGTGAGAGCAGTTATCAATTCCGTTTCCGTCATTGTTGGCCCAAAGGAAGGTGATACTCCAGATAGGGCCAAATATAGTCAGGTATGAAATGACCTCGTAATAGATGAAGACCGTCTATACTCTTCGTAGCTTTTATACTTGTTATCTAAGCAGTAAATTAACTTTTGCATTGAGATACATTGCGCCTATAATATTTCAAGCAGTTTTGGGTTTCTTGTATTGTTGAGCATGCTAATCTCTGACAATGTGGTCATGTGCTTCCACAGGGAATCAAGTTCTTTGAGCCAGAGGTTAGTAGTACATTACCTGCCTAAACGTCTATGTAGTAATTTGTTCTTTGTCAAGTTGCTTGAACTCCATTATCTGCTTTTCCCAGTTTCACCAGCTGAGCAATTGGTCATTATCATTTTTAATGGGTGTTTATTTGACTTGTGAAAGTAGATAAAAGGTGATTCCCCTGAAATGGTggagttcattgggatgaaaaATCTGATTAATGTTGTCAAGGGAAATGTTGGACTTCGTCGTGGAAAACTAGTATTTGGATTTGAAGGTGTGCATTCTTTCCTTTTAGCTGTCAAATCATGATAACTCTTCCATTTTACCAGGGATTACCATCATTCTGTGTTGACAAGTCATCCGTGCTTCATGTTTCTCCATTCTTCTTTTTTCCCCTTTCTTCTAATCACAACATTTTTGCCTTATTTGTATTTGCATCTACGTTTCCTGCACAGATAATAGGTCATCCACAGACGTTACTTGGGGTGCATTGGATGATGTTGTCATGGGAGGAGTGAGTCAAAGTTCATTTCAAGTCGATCCAAATGGCAGTGAAAGTGGTGGTCCAACAGGAATTTTCAGAGGTTTGTACTCCGTGTTTTAATAAATCTACTCATGCTATTGCTTTACTTTTATGAAAAGATTAACACGTTTTCTTTAGGAGTTGTTTCCACGGCAAACAATGGTGGTTTTACCAGTATCAGGACGAGAGTAAGTGCTGGTTTTGATCCCTTAAATGCTCGGTGAACCATTTTGTGCATTCCACTTTAAATATTGTGTTAGCGTTTCACTGTTGCTCATTTTTTATTTGCTAAGAAGCATCCTGAATTGGTTACAGTTTCTATATTTTCTTTGTTTCTTATGTTATCTTGCAACAGTAGACCTTGCCAGTTGCAACTATTTACTCTGAAATCATAAGATCAAATAATTTTGAGATAGATTTCGTACTTATTAATATCACAGAAAATTAATTTCATCTTCTTAACTAGACTTGGTGCATATTTTGTGAACTATGGAACGGAATAAGATGCCGAGTTTAGAGAACCAGGGGTAGAAAATAAAGCTGCAAATATCTTTAGTTACATCCTACCAAGATAATTATTGTAGAATTGGAACCTTTCATGGTTCAAGTTTTTAGAAGGTCTTGGTCAAGAGCTTAGCTGAAGAAGATCCATGTAGCCAATCCAAAATAAGCACGAGACTAGGCTTCTTCAAGTTTATTGATATGCAAACTGCAGGTTTAGATTGCGATTTCAGAGCTAAAAGTCTCTATTTTTTGCCTTAGAATTTCTCGGCGCCAGAAAATCTTTCTGCATATGATGGTCTTGAATTACGCCTCAAAGGTGATGGTCGTAGATACAAACTCATAGTCCGAACTAGCCGTGACTGGGACACTGTCGGTTATACAGCTGGCTTTGATACTGTGAATGACCAATGGCAGTCGGTTAGTAAATGTATCTCTCTTGTATCCCAGATATTAAGGATAAACAATAATTTCCTCCTTTTGTGTTTCATCCAGGTGAGACTGCCTTTCTCTTCTTTAAGGCCTATATTTAGAGCACGAACTGTGCCTGATGCACCGCCATTTGATCCCAGGGAAATTATATCATTGCAGGCATGCTCGATAACAATTTGCCTTGGGCTTCCCCTTTCACTTTTCAGTTGAAATATTCAATATTCTTCTGTGAAACATGCTCATGCTATACATTATACACAGCTCATGTTCAGTAAGTTTGAGTATGATGGTAAGTTGAACCCAACTTTCAAGGAAGGTCCATTTCAACTTCCAGTAGCAGCCATACGGGCTTACCTAAAAGAGCCAATAACACCCAGGTTCACAACAATGATATTTCTTGTAATTTTTGCTCATGAAAAGGTTGATCAATTCTGACTTTATGTTATCTGCTTTGCCATCTTCACGTTACATAGGTTCGTACATGTAAGTTCAGCTGGAGTCACTAGGCCTGATAGGCCAGGACTTGATTTAAGCAAGCAGCCTCCAGCCGTCCGCCTGAACAAGGAACTGGATTTCATTCTCACCTACAAATTGAAGGTTTCACATTATACCTTGTGTCATAATGATCttcaatatatacatatacaattATAAATAGGTAAATTTAAGCTAAATCAGAATGATGGAAATCTTTTCTGTTCTCTGACTTCCATTTAATATAGGCTACAAACTTAGGTGCCTTGACACATTCCGACATTATTCGGGTTATCTTTATACTGACTTTTTGCGTTTTTTTATCGTTAAATAATTGCAGGGGGAGGATTTGATCAGGGAAAGTGGGATTCCATATACAATTGTCAGGCCCTGTGCATTAACCGAGGAACCTGCTGGAGCCGATCTAATCTTTGATCAGGGAGACAATATAACGGTATGGTTACGAAATGAAGTAATCAAAACTTTGCTGTGATTTTGGGTACGATTTATGACTTCATTTTGCTTAATGTGATGGTTTATCTCTTTTCACGGGCAGGGTAAAATTTCAAGGGAAGAGATTGCACGAATATGCATTGCTTCTCTAGAAAGCCCATATGCATGTGACAAGACATTTGAGGTTATAGTTGGACTTGGATTTACTTTATTAGAGGACTTGTTTACATCTACCTCCTTTTTTTCCCTTAAATTTTGACGATGGTTTGAAAATGAAATCATGTTGCCCATGATGAATAAAATATGAAGTCTCGAGACATCAAGATGGGTAATTGAAACCTCTGTAACAAGATTTAGGAAGCCTATTTTGCGTCTGCGCTTTCCGTTTTCAACAGAGTTAAAGGCAGTTTATTTATTCGTTTCTCTTTCTTTTACAGGTTAAGAGCGTCGTTCCATTCAGTGAACCATATACTGTGGATCCTGAAAATCCTCCAGCAGAAAAAGACTACAATGTGTACTTCCGGAATCTGAAAGACGGTGTTACGGGCAAAGAAAGCTTAGAACAAACCCCTGTTCCTGTTTAAGACCATGGATGGTGGGTTGATTTAAGCTTGTTTATATCATCCGTTTAGTGATTTGTTTTATACATTTGCTGGCATTCGATTTCCATCTCGGTCTTACGTTGTTAATGTGAAAATGTTGCTTCATGATATTCTATAAAGCTACTCGTTTACCATACATATTTGTTATCATTGGATAGACAACCTATTTTAACATAAGCAATTTATCAGTGTTTTCTATGGCAAtagtttaaatttattgaatattaGGGAAGAAGACAAGTGTATAAAATATGAAGTACAAAGACGTTATGTCCTTGAGctcaataatattttaaatggcCCCAAGATATGAGTCCCATCCTATCGACGATCTAGAATCGTATGCTTAATCCTTGACGCAAGGCCTGATTGATGGTTAAAATGATACGGAGAAAATTGGTTAAATCTCCTTGTTTCCCTTCTCAATGTCTGGAGTTTAGGCCATTTTGGCATATCCCTGGATTTTCTGTTGGTCAATCTAATTCTTCACTTAGCTGCCAtagaattaaattttttaagttTCTATTTCTTTTTCCATTTTTCCctacttcattgagtgaatttAGTTATTCGCAATTGCAGGCTTAGAAACTTATAGCTACTGGGATTAGAAAGCATCAAGAGTGTGTGATTAGATTGTCCAGTTTTGTCTGGGAAAGACGCTTCTCCTGTATATGTTCTTTAATTATTGATGTAAATACCGGACGTGGGAATAAATGAGCATCACTGAGTTTTATGTTATGCTTTTTCTGTCTTCCTGGGAAAACTCGAATGTATTATCATAATCTGGTTTTGATTACTCGAATCAGCCGTAGTTTTTAGTTCTGATTTCTTTTCACTGATTCCTGTTTTCTGGATCCAATCAATTTCAAAACCAACAAGTTCCACTGAGGACCAGAGTATGCGACTTCTTGTCTCGTTTTGATCGATAAATTTGGTTGTTTGGGATTCCGGGTCCCCCcaaatttattcaaaatttgGCAATAATGACAGTGCAGCTATTGCAACCGCAGTTTATGGTATGAAAAATATGAATCTGAAGTAGGACATTGTACTGGCTCATTAGCCATTAGTGCTTAATCCACTGTCAGTAGCAGACAAGTCaggttcaaatctttcttttactACTGTCTAAAATGCTACTGATGCATTTGAATAAATTTGTTGGAAGCATTTGGGTTGTATCCATGTGATTCCGAGGCAATTTTGGTAACTTGATTTGAAAGAAACAAGGTAGGGAGGGTTATCCAATAACTTACATTGGACCACTGTCCTCCTAGTACCATTTAAGAATAGCATTGATTGCTAGGGCCTGAGTgccattgatttgatttgaggagAAATTTGAATCATTGATTTCAAAATGATACTAATATTTAGTTGGTGTACTTAAAATTTCGTTATTAATGAAAATCTAGTGAATTTGAATCCTCCGTGATTAAAAtcagttaaataattaaaataaaatcaaaataatttattcgTGCTTCCTAATGACTCAATCTAATTAATGAATAAtccaaatcaaataatttcaatCCATGGTTCAAAATATGTTCTATTAGttttgaaacctttaaatttGAAGAATTTCATATCCtttaattagttttttttttttaaaatttggttAGAGTACGtgataatttatattatttggtATCGATAGATAATTGTGAGTAATAATGCAAAATCACGTGGTATGTTAAAGAAGTGAGTTGGACAATCTAGGATATCCTTAAATTTATAAATCACATGTGTTTGTTCTTGCATCAcactatttaaaaaaaaaaaaaaaatcttatctCAAGTCCTGAAATGCCTGGAGAAAGTAGCTGGCTGAACAACCCGAACAAAATGGATGTCTCTTtgttttttctctcttttctcaGATGACTTGATTTATGTATTTGTAGTTTTCCCATGCAAGTTTTCTGATCAGTCAACAAAAACCCTGAATATATATGAGTTTTTTTTTCACATGGACCTGGAACTGGAAGAGCAATTTTTGCTCAAGGATTTGGCATTAGATCAACCGCATGATACAGAAGAGAAACAAGCTAATTACTGACAAGTTCGAAACTTGTGTACAAAGAACTGAGTATTAATTGTGTTTCCATTGAATGTTACTTAGCCCGTTGAATTAATCTCTTCATTCTTCTGGTTTCTTTTTGGGGAGCACAAGCAAGCCTGGAAGATTAACAAATATTTAGCATCAAACAATAATAACTGCATGAAACCAAAGAGAGGAGCTCCAGCATTGTATTCTTGAAATCGATGTACATTTTCTCCCATAGTTTCCACGTATGCTTAACCTCTTACATTGAAAGAAAACCTGCGTCTCCTTCTTCTGCTATGTCTTTCCAGAGCGCTTCTGAGCTGCGCAGCCATGTCCTGTTCCGTGAGAATACGCCCCGGGGAACTCAAGAACACGCTTCTTGGGATGGGAGGAGACCACAACCCACTCTGTGAGTAATCAAAATCAAGTTCCGAGACATCGCAGAACTTGGTAAGTAATCTTTCTGATACAGATTTGGAAACCAATTGAATTCTGAGTACTGAAGAATAAGAAGGAGAAGTGAGAGGGACTAGCTGAGGTGGGGATGAGGATTCTGAGATAGACATATGTTCTTTCAAGTGATTGAACCTCAAAAATGGATGATCCAAAACTGCTGCTGGTGTAAATACGACTAAAGGTTTGATCTTTTTGTTTCAATGGTGGGGTATCCCTTGGAGAAGGAGACAACAATTGCTGCAAGTCGGGTTTTTTGAAAAAAGATATGATGTTATGTGAAAAAGAGAGATGCATGAAAAGGACTGGTATGGCTGTATGCAATCATTGAGTGGACGTGGGAAGCATCATTAAAATCCAACATTTGGTGATCTTGAACGTGTTTGCATGTCATGTTTTCAGCTAAAATATGGTCGGGTTTTAAAGAGATTCCTCTTTCtaagataaattttattttaagttccataaataaatatccatgataattatttaatatatagttGAGCTAGCTTATATTATATAGAagaaacatatatataaaacaagAGTTAATCAGAACCGAAACTTCTGTGGTCAATTATCTTTGGTAGTATAGAAATGCAAGAAGATTAGTTACCAAACTATTTCTTGAATTATGTATATGATACATGAcaaaaactcgtgtgagacggtctcacgggtcgtattttgtgagataaatatcttattgggtcatccatgaaaaaatattactttttatgttaagcgtattattttttattctgaATATTGATAAGGTTGACTctttcgtgagaccgtctcacaaaagacctactcataaTACATgtttgtgtgtgtatgtgtgatGGAATGCAGAAAAGTCAAAGAATCTTGACGAAGGCATGTTATTCATGTGTACACATACTTTGGATAACTATTCTTTAGATCCAGTGTTACCACATGGAGGGCATAAGAGTATGTACTTGATTGGACTTGGTCTTAGTTGGCCCAGAAATATTTGTTTATGGGCCCAAGTGGGTTTCAGTA
Coding sequences:
- the LOC140838740 gene encoding protein HIGH CHLOROPHYLL FLUORESCENCE PHENOTYPE 173, chloroplastic-like, with the protein product MLSLISMECNYPRCATDICSFPCARNLNCQGVSFVGIKFSGTSQFPLVSPCPLPNLFLQRKFQPFVYQQKAPLRSSRTYRGFIRSEAEKQGWDVGRFLKTLYFFNGPPSPAKFFEFLIEKFSGPSPREEVKPMNTSGIILVTGATGGVGKRVVNLLQRKGLQVRALVRNEEKARRLLGPDVDLIIGDITKASSLIPEYFEGVRAVINSVSVIVGPKEGDTPDRAKYSQGIKFFEPEIKGDSPEMVEFIGMKNLINVVKGNVGLRRGKLVFGFEDNRSSTDVTWGALDDVVMGGVSQSSFQVDPNGSESGGPTGIFRGVVSTANNGGFTSIRTRNFSAPENLSAYDGLELRLKGDGRRYKLIVRTSRDWDTVGYTAGFDTVNDQWQSVRLPFSSLRPIFRARTVPDAPPFDPREIISLQLMFSKFEYDGKLNPTFKEGPFQLPVAAIRAYLKEPITPRFVHVSSAGVTRPDRPGLDLSKQPPAVRLNKELDFILTYKLKGEDLIRESGIPYTIVRPCALTEEPAGADLIFDQGDNITGKISREEIARICIASLESPYACDKTFEVKSVVPFSEPYTVDPENPPAEKDYNVYFRNLKDGVTGKESLEQTPVPV